A portion of the Camelus bactrianus isolate YW-2024 breed Bactrian camel chromosome 25, ASM4877302v1, whole genome shotgun sequence genome contains these proteins:
- the ARHGAP39 gene encoding rho GTPase-activating protein 39 isoform X5: protein MSVHLGPREKAAMSQTQDYECESHHAGGPESRIPGSSTRLEWVEIIEPRTRERMYANLVTGECVWDPPAGVRIKRTSENQWWELFDPNTSRFYYYNATTQRTVWHRPQDCDIIPLAKLQTLKQNTESPRASAESSPGRASSVSRDGSTSSSLEPELDTGDKAQEPLGRAGRPAALGAVKEESGSSSPSGALLEKDCEVYRDYGADGHLPHCRTSSLRWNSGTKERMLIKVADREPSFLSPQGNGYPLDSQPGGRSRRPSGGQHSPSLQALTPDADSPVFFSERRPSPFLKRAELGSCSPLLAQPRKPAGDSQPSSPRYAYEPPLYEEPPVEYQAPLYDEPPMDVQYEAGGGYQAGSPQRSPGRKPPKQASASPYQQLVLTRQKCPERYLSLEYSPAGKEYVRQLVYVEQAGSSPKLRMGPRHKYAPNPGSGSLSLQPSPCLLRDQRLGVTSGDYSSMEGPELRHAQSPLPLPQPQDDAMSWSSQQDTMSSTGYSPTTRKRKSRNPSLGHAPGASSTEGPGDRDLLSEQPLTEERPLCGPSLAPTKRTDGKAGEADGPRGMTEPFLAQTRLAWEAQQAHLHMKQRGSWDSQQDGSGYESDGAVPLPMPGPVVRAFSEDEALAQQESKHWQRGALDRLAFPQVLLEKSVSVQTSLASPEPYLHPSQSEDLGTCAQFESSRPARSMMPSASCVFPTFTLRKPSSETDIENWASKHFNKHTQGLFRRKVSIANMLAWSSESIKKPMIVTNDRHVKKEACEVFKLIQMYMGDRRAKADPLHVALEVATKGWSVQGLRDELYIQLCRQTTENFRLESLARGWELMAICLAFFPPTPKFHSYLEGYIYRHMDPVNDTKVTQHMKELLERNTKKKSKLRKKPKPYVEEPDGVAISTYAKYCYHKLQKAALTGAKKGLKKPNVEEIRHAKNAVFSPSMFGSALQEVMSLQKERYPDRQLPWVQTRLSEEVLALNGDQTEGIFRVPGDIDEVNALKLQVDQWKVPTGLEDPHVPASLLKLWYRELEEPLIPHEFYEQCISHYESPEAAVAVVHALPRINRLVLCYLIRFLQVFVQPANVAITKMDVSNLAMVMAPNCLRCRSDDPRVIFENTRKEMSFLRVLIQHLDTSFMEGVL, encoded by the exons GCCGCAGGACTGCGACATCATCCCCCTGGCCAAGCTCCAGACCCTGAAGCAGAACACCGAGTCCCCCCGAGCCTCGGCAGAGAGCAGCCCCGGGCGGGCCAGCAGCGTCAGCCGGGACGGCAGCACCAGCTCATCTCTGGAGCCCGAGCTGGACACAGGCGACAAAGCGCAGGAGCCGCTGGGgagggccggccggccggccgctCTTGGGGCTGTGAAGGAGGAGAGCGGCAG CTCCTCGCCCTCGGGAGCACTCCTGGAGAAGGACTGTGAGGTTTACCGGGACTACGGCGCGGACGGCCACCTTCCTCACTGCAG GACCTCCTCACTGCGCTGGAACTCGGGCACCAAGGAGCGCATGCTCATCAAAGTTGCCGACAGGGagcccagcttcctctccccGCAGGGCAATGGCTACCCGCTGGACAGCCAGCCTGGCGGGCGCTCCCGCAGACCCTCTGGGGGCCAGCACTCACCCAGCCTGCAGGCTCTCACCCCTGATGCGGACAGCCCTGTCTTCTTCTCTGAGCGGAGGCCCTCGCCCTTCCTgaagagggcagagctggggagctGCTCCCCTCTGCTGGCCCAGCCCCGCAAGCCCGCTGGTGACTCGCAGCCCTCCTCCCCACGCTATGCCTATGAGCCCCCCCTCTACGAGGAGCCCCCTGTGGAGTACCAGGCCCCCCTCTATGACGAGCCACCCATGGACGTGCAGTACGAGGCCGGTGGGGGCTACCAGGCCGGCTCTCCCCAGCGGTCTCCCGGCCGCAAGCCCCCCAAGCAGGCCTCCGCCTCGCCCTACCAGCAGCTGGTGCTCACCAGGCAGAAGTGCCCTGAGCGCTACCTGAGCCTGGAGTACAGCCCAGCGGGCAAGGAGTACGTGCGGCAGCTGGTGTACGTGGAGCAGGCTGGCTCCAGCCCCAAGCTGCGCATGGGCCCACGGCACAAGTACGCACCCAACCCTGGCAGCGGCTCACTCTCCCTGCAACCTAGCCCCTGCCTGTTGCGGGACCAGCGCCTGGGGGTCACGTCCGGGGACTACAGCAGCATGGAGGGGCCCGAGCTGCGGCACGCCCAATCGCCCttgcctctgccccagccccaggatgATGCCATGTCCTGGTCCAGCCAGCAGGACACCATGTCCTCGACAGGCTACTCCCCTACCACACGCAAGAGGAAGAGCAGGAACCCCTCCCTGGGCCATGCCCCCGGCGCTTCATCCACCGAAGGCCCTGGGGACCGCGACCTGCTCAGCGAGCAGCCCCTGACAGAGGAGCGGCCCCTGTgtgggcccagcctggcccccacAAAGCGCACAGACGGCAAGGCGGGTGAGGCGGACGGGCCCCGGGGCATGACTGAGCCCTTCCTGGCACAGACCCGGCTGGCCTGGGAGGCACAGCAGGCCCACTTGCACATGAAGCAGAGGGGCAGCTGGGACTCCCAACAGGATGGCTCGGGTTATGAGAGTGACGGGGCCGTGCCGCTGCCCATGCCCGGGCCCGTGGTGCGCGCCTTCAGCGAGGACGAGGCGCTAGCCCAGCAGGAGAGCAAGCACTGGCAGAGGGGCGCCTTGGACAGGCTTGCCTTCCCCCAGGTCCTGCTGGAGAAGAGCGTCTCTGTGCAGACCAGCCTGGCGTCCCCAGAGCCCTACCTCCACCCTTCACAG TCTGAGGACCTTGGCACCTGTGCCCAGTTCGAGAGCAGCCGGCCGGCCCGCAGCATGATGCCCAGCGCCAGCTGCGTGTTCCCCACCTTCACACTGCGCAAGCCATCCTCGGAGACTGACATCGAGAATTGGGCCTCCAAGCACTTCAACAAGCACACGCAGGGCCTCTTCCGTCGAAAGGTGTCCATCGCCAACATGCTGGCCTGGAGCAGTGAGTCCATCAAGAAGCCCATGATAGTGACCAATGACCGCCACGTGAAGAAGGAGGCCTGTGAGGTCTTCAAGCTCATCCAGATGTATATGGGTGACCGGCGTGCCAAGGCAGACCCGCTGCACGTGGCCCTGGAGGTCGCCACCAAGGGCTGGAGTGTGCAGGGCCTGCGGGATGAGCTGTACATCCAGCTGTGCCGGCAGACCACTGAGAACTTCCGCCTGGAGAGCCTGGCCCGTGGCTGGGAGCTCATGGCCATCTGCCTGGCCTTCTTCCCTCCCACACCCAAGTTCCATTCCTATCTGGAGGGCTACATCTATCGGCACATGGACCCCGTCAACGACACCAAAG TGACACAGCACATGAAAGAGCTCCTGGAAAGGAACACTAAGAAGAAGTCCAAGTTGAGAAAGAAACCCAAGCCTTATGTTGAGGAGCCGGATG GGGTGGCTATAAGCACATACGCCAAGTACTGTTACCACAAGCTGCAGAAGGCAGCCCTAACCGGGGCCAAGAAG GGGCTGAAGAAGCCCAACGTGGAGGAGATTCGGCACGCCAAGAACGCCGTGTTCAGCCCCTCCATGTTTGGCAGCGCGCTGCAAGAGGTCATGAGTCTGCAGAAAGAGCGCTACCCTGACCGGCAGCTGCCCTGGGTACAGACTCGGCTGTCTGAGGAGGTGCTCGCACTCAACGGTGACCAGACGGAAGGCATCTTCAG AGTCCCTGGGGACATTGATGAGGTGAACGCCCTGAAGCTACAGGTGGACCAGTGGAAGGTGCCAACAGGCCTGGAGGACCCTCATGTCCCAG CATCACTCCTGAAGCTGTGGTACCGGGAGCTGGAGGAACCCCTGATCCCGCACGAGTTCTACGAGCAGTGCATTTCTCACTACGAGAGCCCCGAGGCCGCCGTGGCCGTGGTGCACGCGCTGCCCCGAATCAACCGTCTGGTGCTGTGCTACCTCATCCGCTTCCTCCAG GTGTTCGTGCAGCCGGCCAACGTGGCCATCACCAAGATGGACGTCAGCAACCTGGCCATGGTGATGGCGCCCAACTGCCTGCGCTGCCGCTCGGACGACCCGCGCGTCATCTTCGAGAACACTCGCAAGGAGATGTCCTTCCTGCGGGTGCTCATCCAGCACCTGGACACCAGCTTCATGGAGGGCGTGCTATAA
- the ARHGAP39 gene encoding rho GTPase-activating protein 39 isoform X6, whose protein sequence is MSVHLGPREKAAMSQTQDYECESHHAGGPESRIPGSSTRLEWVEIIEPRTRERMYANLVTGECVWDPPAGVRIKRTSENQWWELFDPNTSRFYYYNATTQRTVWHRPQDCDIIPLAKLQTLKQNTESPRASAESSPGRASSVSRDGSTSSSLEPELDTGDKAQEPLGRAGRPAALGAVKEESGSSSPSGALLEKDCEVYRDYGADGHLPHCRTSSLRWNSGTKERMLIKVADREPSFLSPQGNGYPLDSQPGGRSRRPSGGQHSPSLQALTPDADSPVFFSERRPSPFLKRAELGSCSPLLAQPRKPAGDSQPSSPRYAYEPPLYEEPPVEYQAPLYDEPPMDVQYEAGGGYQAGSPQRSPGRKPPKQASASPYQQLVLTRQKCPERYLSLEYSPAGKEYVRQLVYVEQAGSSPKLRMGPRHKYAPNPGSGSLSLQPSPCLLRDQRLGVTSGDYSSMEGPELRHAQSPLPLPQPQDDAMSWSSQQDTMSSTGYSPTTRKRKSRNPSLGHAPGASSTEGPGDRDLLSEQPLTEERPLCGPSLAPTKRTDGKAGEADGPRGMTEPFLAQTRLAWEAQQAHLHMKQRGSWDSQQDGSGYESDGAVPLPMPGPVVRAFSEDEALAQQESKHWQRGALDRLAFPQVLLEKSVSVQTSLASPEPYLHPSQSEDLGTCAQFESSRPARSMMPSASCVFPTFTLRKPSSETDIENWASKHFNKHTQGLFRRKVSIANMLAWSSESIKKPMIVTNDRHVKKEACEVFKLIQMYMGDRRAKADPLHVALEVATKGWSVQGLRDELYIQLCRQTTENFRLESLARGWELMAICLAFFPPTPKFHSYLEGYIYRHMDPVNDTKGVAISTYAKYCYHKLQKAALTGAKKGLKKPNVEEIRHAKNAVFSPSMFGSALQEVMSLQKERYPDRQLPWVQTRLSEEVLALNGDQTEGIFRVPGDIDEVNALKLQVDQWKVPTGLEDPHVPASLLKLWYRELEEPLIPHEFYEQCISHYESPEAAVAVVHALPRINRLVLCYLIRFLQVFVQPANVAITKMDVSNLAMVMAPNCLRCRSDDPRVIFENTRKEMSFLRVLIQHLDTSFMEGVL, encoded by the exons GCCGCAGGACTGCGACATCATCCCCCTGGCCAAGCTCCAGACCCTGAAGCAGAACACCGAGTCCCCCCGAGCCTCGGCAGAGAGCAGCCCCGGGCGGGCCAGCAGCGTCAGCCGGGACGGCAGCACCAGCTCATCTCTGGAGCCCGAGCTGGACACAGGCGACAAAGCGCAGGAGCCGCTGGGgagggccggccggccggccgctCTTGGGGCTGTGAAGGAGGAGAGCGGCAG CTCCTCGCCCTCGGGAGCACTCCTGGAGAAGGACTGTGAGGTTTACCGGGACTACGGCGCGGACGGCCACCTTCCTCACTGCAG GACCTCCTCACTGCGCTGGAACTCGGGCACCAAGGAGCGCATGCTCATCAAAGTTGCCGACAGGGagcccagcttcctctccccGCAGGGCAATGGCTACCCGCTGGACAGCCAGCCTGGCGGGCGCTCCCGCAGACCCTCTGGGGGCCAGCACTCACCCAGCCTGCAGGCTCTCACCCCTGATGCGGACAGCCCTGTCTTCTTCTCTGAGCGGAGGCCCTCGCCCTTCCTgaagagggcagagctggggagctGCTCCCCTCTGCTGGCCCAGCCCCGCAAGCCCGCTGGTGACTCGCAGCCCTCCTCCCCACGCTATGCCTATGAGCCCCCCCTCTACGAGGAGCCCCCTGTGGAGTACCAGGCCCCCCTCTATGACGAGCCACCCATGGACGTGCAGTACGAGGCCGGTGGGGGCTACCAGGCCGGCTCTCCCCAGCGGTCTCCCGGCCGCAAGCCCCCCAAGCAGGCCTCCGCCTCGCCCTACCAGCAGCTGGTGCTCACCAGGCAGAAGTGCCCTGAGCGCTACCTGAGCCTGGAGTACAGCCCAGCGGGCAAGGAGTACGTGCGGCAGCTGGTGTACGTGGAGCAGGCTGGCTCCAGCCCCAAGCTGCGCATGGGCCCACGGCACAAGTACGCACCCAACCCTGGCAGCGGCTCACTCTCCCTGCAACCTAGCCCCTGCCTGTTGCGGGACCAGCGCCTGGGGGTCACGTCCGGGGACTACAGCAGCATGGAGGGGCCCGAGCTGCGGCACGCCCAATCGCCCttgcctctgccccagccccaggatgATGCCATGTCCTGGTCCAGCCAGCAGGACACCATGTCCTCGACAGGCTACTCCCCTACCACACGCAAGAGGAAGAGCAGGAACCCCTCCCTGGGCCATGCCCCCGGCGCTTCATCCACCGAAGGCCCTGGGGACCGCGACCTGCTCAGCGAGCAGCCCCTGACAGAGGAGCGGCCCCTGTgtgggcccagcctggcccccacAAAGCGCACAGACGGCAAGGCGGGTGAGGCGGACGGGCCCCGGGGCATGACTGAGCCCTTCCTGGCACAGACCCGGCTGGCCTGGGAGGCACAGCAGGCCCACTTGCACATGAAGCAGAGGGGCAGCTGGGACTCCCAACAGGATGGCTCGGGTTATGAGAGTGACGGGGCCGTGCCGCTGCCCATGCCCGGGCCCGTGGTGCGCGCCTTCAGCGAGGACGAGGCGCTAGCCCAGCAGGAGAGCAAGCACTGGCAGAGGGGCGCCTTGGACAGGCTTGCCTTCCCCCAGGTCCTGCTGGAGAAGAGCGTCTCTGTGCAGACCAGCCTGGCGTCCCCAGAGCCCTACCTCCACCCTTCACAG TCTGAGGACCTTGGCACCTGTGCCCAGTTCGAGAGCAGCCGGCCGGCCCGCAGCATGATGCCCAGCGCCAGCTGCGTGTTCCCCACCTTCACACTGCGCAAGCCATCCTCGGAGACTGACATCGAGAATTGGGCCTCCAAGCACTTCAACAAGCACACGCAGGGCCTCTTCCGTCGAAAGGTGTCCATCGCCAACATGCTGGCCTGGAGCAGTGAGTCCATCAAGAAGCCCATGATAGTGACCAATGACCGCCACGTGAAGAAGGAGGCCTGTGAGGTCTTCAAGCTCATCCAGATGTATATGGGTGACCGGCGTGCCAAGGCAGACCCGCTGCACGTGGCCCTGGAGGTCGCCACCAAGGGCTGGAGTGTGCAGGGCCTGCGGGATGAGCTGTACATCCAGCTGTGCCGGCAGACCACTGAGAACTTCCGCCTGGAGAGCCTGGCCCGTGGCTGGGAGCTCATGGCCATCTGCCTGGCCTTCTTCCCTCCCACACCCAAGTTCCATTCCTATCTGGAGGGCTACATCTATCGGCACATGGACCCCGTCAACGACACCAAAG GGGTGGCTATAAGCACATACGCCAAGTACTGTTACCACAAGCTGCAGAAGGCAGCCCTAACCGGGGCCAAGAAG GGGCTGAAGAAGCCCAACGTGGAGGAGATTCGGCACGCCAAGAACGCCGTGTTCAGCCCCTCCATGTTTGGCAGCGCGCTGCAAGAGGTCATGAGTCTGCAGAAAGAGCGCTACCCTGACCGGCAGCTGCCCTGGGTACAGACTCGGCTGTCTGAGGAGGTGCTCGCACTCAACGGTGACCAGACGGAAGGCATCTTCAG AGTCCCTGGGGACATTGATGAGGTGAACGCCCTGAAGCTACAGGTGGACCAGTGGAAGGTGCCAACAGGCCTGGAGGACCCTCATGTCCCAG CATCACTCCTGAAGCTGTGGTACCGGGAGCTGGAGGAACCCCTGATCCCGCACGAGTTCTACGAGCAGTGCATTTCTCACTACGAGAGCCCCGAGGCCGCCGTGGCCGTGGTGCACGCGCTGCCCCGAATCAACCGTCTGGTGCTGTGCTACCTCATCCGCTTCCTCCAG GTGTTCGTGCAGCCGGCCAACGTGGCCATCACCAAGATGGACGTCAGCAACCTGGCCATGGTGATGGCGCCCAACTGCCTGCGCTGCCGCTCGGACGACCCGCGCGTCATCTTCGAGAACACTCGCAAGGAGATGTCCTTCCTGCGGGTGCTCATCCAGCACCTGGACACCAGCTTCATGGAGGGCGTGCTATAA
- the ARHGAP39 gene encoding rho GTPase-activating protein 39 isoform X4, giving the protein MSVHLGPREKAAMSQTQDYECESHHAGGPESRIPGSSTRLEWVEIIEPRTRERMYANLVTGECVWDPPAGVRIKRTSENQWWELFDPNTSRFYYYNATTQRTVWHRPQDCDIIPLAKLQTLKQNTESPRASAESSPGRASSVSRDGSTSSSLEPELDTGDKAQEPLGRAGRPAALGAVKEESGSSSPSGALLEKDCEVYRDYGADGHLPHCRTSSLRWNSGTKERMLIKVADREPSFLSPQGNGYPLDSQPGGRSRRPSGGQHSPSLQALTPDADSPVFFSERRPSPFLKRAELGSCSPLLAQPRKPAGDSQPSSPRYAYEPPLYEEPPVEYQAPLYDEPPMDVQYEAGGGYQAGSPQRSPGRKPPKQASASPYQQLVLTRQKCPERYLSLEYSPAGKEYVRQLVYVEQAGSSPKLRMGPRHKYAPNPGSGSLSLQPSPCLLRDQRLGVTSGDYSSMEGPELRHAQSPLPLPQPQDDAMSWSSQQDTMSSTGYSPTTRKRKSRNPSLGHAPGASSTEGPGDRDLLSEQPLTEERPLCGPSLAPTKRTDGKAGEADGPRGMTEPFLAQTRLAWEAQQAHLHMKQRGSWDSQQDGSGYESDGAVPLPMPGPVVRAFSEDEALAQQESKHWQRGALDRLAFPQVLLEKSVSVQTSLASPEPYLHPSQSEDLGTCAQFESSRPARSMMPSASCVFPTFTLRKPSSETDIENWASKHFNKHTQGLFRRKVSIANMLAWSSESIKKPMIVTNDRHVKKEACEVFKLIQMYMGDRRAKADPLHVALEVATKGWSVQGLRDELYIQLCRQTTENFRLESLARGWELMAICLAFFPPTPKFHSYLEGYIYRHMDPVNDTKVTQHMKELLERNTKKKSKLRKKPKPYVEEPDGVAISTYAKYCYHKLQKAALTGAKKGLKKPNVEEIRHAKNAVFSPSMFGSALQEVMSLQKERYPDRQLPWVQTRLSEEVLALNGDQTEGIFRVPGDIDEVNALKLQVDQWKVPTGLEDPHVPAQQVPRALPRGACPASQLSVHAVFPASLLKLWYRELEEPLIPHEFYEQCISHYESPEAAVAVVHALPRINRLVLCYLIRFLQVFVQPANVAITKMDVSNLAMVMAPNCLRCRSDDPRVIFENTRKEMSFLRVLIQHLDTSFMEGVL; this is encoded by the exons GCCGCAGGACTGCGACATCATCCCCCTGGCCAAGCTCCAGACCCTGAAGCAGAACACCGAGTCCCCCCGAGCCTCGGCAGAGAGCAGCCCCGGGCGGGCCAGCAGCGTCAGCCGGGACGGCAGCACCAGCTCATCTCTGGAGCCCGAGCTGGACACAGGCGACAAAGCGCAGGAGCCGCTGGGgagggccggccggccggccgctCTTGGGGCTGTGAAGGAGGAGAGCGGCAG CTCCTCGCCCTCGGGAGCACTCCTGGAGAAGGACTGTGAGGTTTACCGGGACTACGGCGCGGACGGCCACCTTCCTCACTGCAG GACCTCCTCACTGCGCTGGAACTCGGGCACCAAGGAGCGCATGCTCATCAAAGTTGCCGACAGGGagcccagcttcctctccccGCAGGGCAATGGCTACCCGCTGGACAGCCAGCCTGGCGGGCGCTCCCGCAGACCCTCTGGGGGCCAGCACTCACCCAGCCTGCAGGCTCTCACCCCTGATGCGGACAGCCCTGTCTTCTTCTCTGAGCGGAGGCCCTCGCCCTTCCTgaagagggcagagctggggagctGCTCCCCTCTGCTGGCCCAGCCCCGCAAGCCCGCTGGTGACTCGCAGCCCTCCTCCCCACGCTATGCCTATGAGCCCCCCCTCTACGAGGAGCCCCCTGTGGAGTACCAGGCCCCCCTCTATGACGAGCCACCCATGGACGTGCAGTACGAGGCCGGTGGGGGCTACCAGGCCGGCTCTCCCCAGCGGTCTCCCGGCCGCAAGCCCCCCAAGCAGGCCTCCGCCTCGCCCTACCAGCAGCTGGTGCTCACCAGGCAGAAGTGCCCTGAGCGCTACCTGAGCCTGGAGTACAGCCCAGCGGGCAAGGAGTACGTGCGGCAGCTGGTGTACGTGGAGCAGGCTGGCTCCAGCCCCAAGCTGCGCATGGGCCCACGGCACAAGTACGCACCCAACCCTGGCAGCGGCTCACTCTCCCTGCAACCTAGCCCCTGCCTGTTGCGGGACCAGCGCCTGGGGGTCACGTCCGGGGACTACAGCAGCATGGAGGGGCCCGAGCTGCGGCACGCCCAATCGCCCttgcctctgccccagccccaggatgATGCCATGTCCTGGTCCAGCCAGCAGGACACCATGTCCTCGACAGGCTACTCCCCTACCACACGCAAGAGGAAGAGCAGGAACCCCTCCCTGGGCCATGCCCCCGGCGCTTCATCCACCGAAGGCCCTGGGGACCGCGACCTGCTCAGCGAGCAGCCCCTGACAGAGGAGCGGCCCCTGTgtgggcccagcctggcccccacAAAGCGCACAGACGGCAAGGCGGGTGAGGCGGACGGGCCCCGGGGCATGACTGAGCCCTTCCTGGCACAGACCCGGCTGGCCTGGGAGGCACAGCAGGCCCACTTGCACATGAAGCAGAGGGGCAGCTGGGACTCCCAACAGGATGGCTCGGGTTATGAGAGTGACGGGGCCGTGCCGCTGCCCATGCCCGGGCCCGTGGTGCGCGCCTTCAGCGAGGACGAGGCGCTAGCCCAGCAGGAGAGCAAGCACTGGCAGAGGGGCGCCTTGGACAGGCTTGCCTTCCCCCAGGTCCTGCTGGAGAAGAGCGTCTCTGTGCAGACCAGCCTGGCGTCCCCAGAGCCCTACCTCCACCCTTCACAG TCTGAGGACCTTGGCACCTGTGCCCAGTTCGAGAGCAGCCGGCCGGCCCGCAGCATGATGCCCAGCGCCAGCTGCGTGTTCCCCACCTTCACACTGCGCAAGCCATCCTCGGAGACTGACATCGAGAATTGGGCCTCCAAGCACTTCAACAAGCACACGCAGGGCCTCTTCCGTCGAAAGGTGTCCATCGCCAACATGCTGGCCTGGAGCAGTGAGTCCATCAAGAAGCCCATGATAGTGACCAATGACCGCCACGTGAAGAAGGAGGCCTGTGAGGTCTTCAAGCTCATCCAGATGTATATGGGTGACCGGCGTGCCAAGGCAGACCCGCTGCACGTGGCCCTGGAGGTCGCCACCAAGGGCTGGAGTGTGCAGGGCCTGCGGGATGAGCTGTACATCCAGCTGTGCCGGCAGACCACTGAGAACTTCCGCCTGGAGAGCCTGGCCCGTGGCTGGGAGCTCATGGCCATCTGCCTGGCCTTCTTCCCTCCCACACCCAAGTTCCATTCCTATCTGGAGGGCTACATCTATCGGCACATGGACCCCGTCAACGACACCAAAG TGACACAGCACATGAAAGAGCTCCTGGAAAGGAACACTAAGAAGAAGTCCAAGTTGAGAAAGAAACCCAAGCCTTATGTTGAGGAGCCGGATG GGGTGGCTATAAGCACATACGCCAAGTACTGTTACCACAAGCTGCAGAAGGCAGCCCTAACCGGGGCCAAGAAG GGGCTGAAGAAGCCCAACGTGGAGGAGATTCGGCACGCCAAGAACGCCGTGTTCAGCCCCTCCATGTTTGGCAGCGCGCTGCAAGAGGTCATGAGTCTGCAGAAAGAGCGCTACCCTGACCGGCAGCTGCCCTGGGTACAGACTCGGCTGTCTGAGGAGGTGCTCGCACTCAACGGTGACCAGACGGAAGGCATCTTCAG AGTCCCTGGGGACATTGATGAGGTGAACGCCCTGAAGCTACAGGTGGACCAGTGGAAGGTGCCAACAGGCCTGGAGGACCCTCATGTCCCAG CCCAGCAGGTGCCCCGCGCCCTGCCCAGAGGTGCCTGCCCAGCAAGCCAGCTGAGCGTCCACGCTGTGTTCCCAGCATCACTCCTGAAGCTGTGGTACCGGGAGCTGGAGGAACCCCTGATCCCGCACGAGTTCTACGAGCAGTGCATTTCTCACTACGAGAGCCCCGAGGCCGCCGTGGCCGTGGTGCACGCGCTGCCCCGAATCAACCGTCTGGTGCTGTGCTACCTCATCCGCTTCCTCCAG GTGTTCGTGCAGCCGGCCAACGTGGCCATCACCAAGATGGACGTCAGCAACCTGGCCATGGTGATGGCGCCCAACTGCCTGCGCTGCCGCTCGGACGACCCGCGCGTCATCTTCGAGAACACTCGCAAGGAGATGTCCTTCCTGCGGGTGCTCATCCAGCACCTGGACACCAGCTTCATGGAGGGCGTGCTATAA